Proteins encoded by one window of Salmonirosea aquatica:
- a CDS encoding AsmA-like C-terminal region-containing protein, whose product MFKRIIITGLILLVLGLVGGTILWTRTYKSKLLAYVQALTAENLDGRLEVGDVGFTPFGHGLGLTFSFENVSMTDRRFSEHHTPLLRADRVTATLDFDQLFHGSIRIRKVGVEEGSITVFVRRDGYSNASMFEKARTSEVPDTLKKKNGDFLQTLETLSFSNCPIQYTDSLRGKSYGAELRRVTSDVHLTDTLRHFDVDGETYFNGLVFNAAKGSFLRNQLAQVHLSLDFFPTRKLWRVNPSFIRVANPNVDKITIVGYIKGGPKPGFVGLNFGVEKTSLAATLHLLPEKLERAIVRRKILPTVRATVHLRGTLTDPNPRINVRFQTDTFSYPLPYGHLRGMKAEGTFTNRYDTKKPAGDENSRIDVSQAAGFFETIPLQGHLSITNLKVASSVMDFSLRATPATLNALLDSSRYAVGKGTAALTFHYEGSPVTFYDARADRMTGKLRGSLQLSNLSLRNKPGKIDLSQLTGKATFDENTVWIPRLSLYDGRNDLLISGKVMHLPAALFGSINPAQAFVHARIPNWVVTFPDRLAGRRARRTSGKTKFKITKLLDETIDKLQVTASLEVDHMRYHRLRADQVRGQVLVKNQLIELKNLSMNTCGGKVRLSGGIKTFDGQGLPLFYAEGNVDKATVDSVFYSLANFGQKTITDQNLHGILTADFQFESRISNDTTFVKPSMKGFVNLNLDKVRIIDFKPLMDIRKLIFKNRDLDNIKFAPFRTKFILKGEEVEVNRMKVESNVFYFFLDGVYSFGNKTNLSIQIPMNNLRRKAPANHLEIREVEDVKGDVIFLRAIHEGDDVRIRYDKVKRFR is encoded by the coding sequence TTGTTCAAAAGAATTATCATCACGGGATTAATTTTACTGGTTCTGGGGCTGGTAGGAGGTACCATACTCTGGACACGTACCTATAAATCGAAGCTATTGGCCTATGTGCAGGCCCTGACCGCCGAAAACCTCGATGGCAGACTGGAGGTAGGCGATGTCGGGTTTACTCCTTTCGGGCACGGCTTGGGTCTGACCTTCTCCTTTGAAAATGTATCGATGACAGACCGCCGGTTTTCCGAACACCACACGCCTTTACTACGGGCCGATCGTGTAACTGCTACCCTGGATTTTGACCAGCTATTCCATGGAAGTATACGGATCAGGAAGGTAGGGGTGGAAGAAGGTAGCATCACCGTATTTGTCAGGCGGGATGGGTATTCTAATGCTTCCATGTTTGAGAAGGCCCGCACCAGCGAGGTACCCGATACTCTAAAAAAGAAGAATGGCGATTTTCTGCAAACACTTGAAACTCTCTCGTTCAGCAACTGCCCCATTCAATACACCGACTCACTCCGAGGCAAATCATACGGAGCCGAGCTTCGACGGGTAACGAGTGATGTGCATCTGACTGACACCCTACGTCATTTTGATGTCGACGGAGAAACCTATTTCAATGGCCTGGTATTCAACGCAGCCAAAGGCAGTTTTCTACGGAATCAGCTGGCGCAAGTACACCTGAGTCTTGATTTTTTTCCTACCCGTAAGCTGTGGCGGGTCAATCCATCATTCATCCGGGTAGCTAATCCAAACGTTGACAAAATCACTATAGTCGGCTACATCAAAGGGGGACCAAAACCCGGCTTTGTAGGTTTGAATTTCGGGGTAGAAAAAACCAGCCTTGCGGCTACGCTCCATCTGTTGCCCGAAAAACTGGAGCGGGCTATTGTCCGTCGCAAAATTCTGCCGACTGTCAGGGCCACGGTACACCTGAGGGGTACCCTGACTGATCCAAACCCCCGAATCAATGTGCGCTTCCAGACCGATACCTTCTCGTATCCCCTACCCTATGGTCACTTGCGGGGTATGAAAGCCGAGGGTACCTTCACCAACCGGTACGATACTAAAAAACCGGCGGGTGACGAAAATTCGCGCATCGACGTCAGTCAGGCGGCAGGTTTCTTTGAAACCATACCTTTACAAGGCCATCTCAGCATTACGAATCTTAAAGTAGCCAGTTCGGTCATGGATTTTTCGTTGCGCGCTACCCCCGCTACTCTCAATGCCCTGCTCGATTCGAGCCGTTATGCGGTGGGTAAGGGTACCGCGGCACTTACGTTTCACTACGAAGGGAGCCCCGTTACTTTTTATGATGCCAGAGCTGACCGCATGACCGGAAAACTACGGGGTAGTTTGCAACTGTCCAATCTGTCGCTCCGCAACAAACCAGGAAAGATCGATCTCAGTCAGCTTACCGGAAAGGCTACTTTTGACGAAAATACCGTCTGGATTCCCCGATTGAGTCTGTATGATGGTCGCAATGATTTGCTTATTTCCGGTAAAGTGATGCATCTGCCTGCGGCCCTGTTCGGTTCCATCAATCCGGCCCAGGCTTTTGTTCATGCCCGGATCCCCAACTGGGTTGTGACGTTTCCCGACCGGCTGGCGGGCCGACGTGCCCGCCGGACCAGCGGAAAAACGAAGTTTAAAATCACCAAACTTCTGGATGAAACCATCGACAAACTTCAGGTAACCGCCAGTCTGGAAGTCGACCACATGCGGTACCATAGGCTACGGGCCGATCAGGTGCGGGGCCAAGTACTGGTCAAGAATCAATTGATCGAGCTGAAAAATCTTTCCATGAATACCTGCGGGGGTAAGGTACGTTTGTCCGGCGGAATCAAAACCTTTGATGGCCAGGGCTTGCCTCTGTTCTATGCTGAGGGAAATGTGGACAAGGCCACAGTGGATTCCGTTTTTTACTCACTGGCTAATTTCGGACAGAAAACCATTACAGACCAGAACCTTCACGGTATTCTTACCGCCGATTTCCAGTTCGAATCCCGCATCAGTAACGATACCACTTTTGTAAAACCTTCTATGAAAGGCTTTGTCAACCTGAATCTGGATAAGGTACGTATTATTGATTTCAAGCCTTTGATGGATATCCGCAAACTCATTTTTAAAAACCGGGACCTGGATAACATAAAGTTCGCTCCCTTCCGAACGAAGTTTATCCTAAAAGGAGAGGAAGTAGAAGTAAACCGCATGAAAGTAGAATCCAATGTCTTCTATTTTTTTCTGGATGGAGTGTATAGTTTTGGCAACAAAACCAACCTGAGCATTCAGATTCCGATGAATAATCTGCGTCGGAAAGCGCCTGCCAATCATCTGGAGATCCGGGAAGTGGAAGATGTGAAGGGGGATGTTATTTTCCTACGCGCCATACACGAAGGCGACGACGTACGCATTCGATACGATAAGGTGAAACGTTTCCGATAA
- a CDS encoding threonine aldolase family protein, with protein MQIDLRSDTVTRPTEGMREAMWAAPLGDDVLGDDPTVNALEEKAARLFGTEAALFCASGTMTNQLAIRVHTQPGSDVICDKLSHIYLYEGGGIMLNAFSSVKLLDGDRGRLNAQQIAEAISPDDVHATVTRLVSLENTMNKGGGCYYALEEIEAIRQVCDNHKVPLHLDGARLFNALVETGEAPSLHGALFDSLSVCLSKGLGCPVGSLLLGKADFIRQARRFRKVMGGGWRQAGFLAAAGIYALDHHVDRLREDHQRARSIGAMLRQMPEVEDIYPIDTNIVIFRLPDTILATDYVRRLDMLRIRAVAFGKHLVRLVTHLDFTDDHLEELEKQLKKM; from the coding sequence ATGCAAATCGACCTCCGCTCCGATACCGTTACCCGTCCCACTGAAGGCATGAGAGAAGCCATGTGGGCGGCTCCGCTGGGCGACGACGTATTGGGTGATGACCCGACCGTCAATGCGCTCGAAGAAAAAGCCGCCCGACTGTTTGGTACAGAGGCAGCGCTGTTCTGCGCTTCGGGTACTATGACCAATCAGCTTGCCATCCGGGTGCATACGCAGCCCGGCAGTGACGTGATTTGTGATAAGCTGTCACACATCTACCTCTATGAAGGCGGTGGCATTATGCTCAATGCTTTTTCTTCGGTAAAGCTTCTGGACGGTGACCGGGGCCGCCTGAATGCCCAGCAGATAGCCGAGGCAATCAGTCCCGACGATGTACATGCCACCGTGACCCGGCTCGTATCGCTTGAGAATACCATGAACAAGGGCGGCGGATGCTACTACGCGCTGGAAGAGATCGAGGCGATCCGCCAGGTATGTGATAACCACAAGGTACCCCTGCATCTGGACGGTGCCCGGCTATTCAACGCACTGGTCGAAACGGGTGAAGCACCTTCCCTACACGGGGCCCTGTTTGATTCACTAAGTGTGTGCCTGTCCAAAGGACTGGGCTGTCCGGTGGGGTCGTTGCTGCTGGGAAAAGCCGATTTTATCCGGCAGGCGCGGCGCTTTCGCAAAGTGATGGGCGGCGGCTGGCGGCAGGCCGGATTCCTGGCCGCCGCGGGTATCTATGCCCTCGACCACCATGTAGACCGCCTGCGGGAAGATCACCAGCGGGCCCGGTCCATCGGGGCCATGCTTCGGCAGATGCCGGAGGTTGAAGACATCTACCCCATCGACACCAATATCGTGATTTTCCGCTTGCCCGATACCATTCTGGCTACAGACTATGTGCGGCGTTTGGATATGCTGCGTATCCGGGCGGTGGCCTTTGGCAAGCACCTGGTACGTTTGGTGACGCACCTGGATTTTACAGACGATCATCTGGAAGAACTGGAGAAGCAATTGAAAAAAATGTAA
- a CDS encoding VPS10 domain-containing protein: MQHISLKSLLLAITISIMGYSSSGQALPTSLTKAMKARSIGPGVMSGRITTVDAVHANPDIIYVGAASGGVWKTENGGGTWEPVFDGQPTLNIGSLAIQQSNPSVVWVGTGEGNPRNSINLGEGIFKSLDAGKTWQRMGLEKTRGIHRILIDPTNSQVVYAGAIGNPYAEHPERGVFKTMDGGKTWEKILFTNEKSGVADMIMDPANPQKILVAMWEHRRTPYDFQSGGPGSGLYLTHDGGQSWKKLGKDEGLPEGDYGRCGVAISPANPDRMYALVEAKKNGLYGSSDGGFTWTKITDDPEIATNRPFYFNDIIADPINENKVYTLWQTVNVSVDGGKSFKIAAGFDQAHADHHALWIHPKDPSFIINGNDGGVTISRDGGKKWIFAEGIPIGQFYHVNVDNEIPYNIYGGLQDNGSWRGPAYTWMSEGIRNYLWQSVWGGDGFDVLPDPDNARYGYAMSQGGNLGRFDIETGQSYSLRPPAPDLATRLRFNWNAALAQDPLDNSTIYYGSQFLHKSTDKGKSWTIISPDLTTNNPLKQKQDESGGLSLDVTSAENNTTILAIAPSYTEKGVIWITTDDGNVQLTRDGGQTWTNLRDRIPGLPKEAWIPQVKVTKKNPAEAYVVANHYRMGDFAPYIFRTRDYGKSWERLVDDKKVRGYALCVLSDTEVPNLIFAGTEHGLWVSTDDGKNWTQWKSGIPSTSVMDLALQEREADLVIGAFGRSLYVLDDIRPLRAIASNAKTLDKKIVAFASPEAYLAETKDIPGYGSGGDGLYQAQNRSRMARLTYYLNPEIQDIPAPVTPPVAKKVEKKTNREDMTLPVVKTDSAKVVKMDTVKIWVYDAAGKLVRSFTDKVDTVGMQRTTWDLRERGIRQPGSQKPKTNAPEPIGLPVMPGTYRVVVSYKDLKDSTTVNVRADPRLEYNRTAILARRAMADRLTETGAKLTEVTDRLNDADNTVKLLTEQLKGADSEAWRGWDKKLKAMQDTLKITRELIEPKPLEKQGYGRPYRQTALTVWRDAYYSVAGTPWTGSKPFMPNQEDEQMVRDAEVMATQAIEKVNQFFDTQWAAFRQEVQAKPSLLFKSQTD, translated from the coding sequence ATGCAACACATTTCCTTAAAATCGCTGCTTTTAGCCATTACGATCAGTATAATGGGGTACTCTTCCTCCGGCCAGGCCTTACCTACCTCCCTTACAAAAGCCATGAAAGCGCGTAGCATTGGACCCGGCGTGATGTCGGGACGCATCACAACCGTCGATGCCGTCCACGCCAACCCCGATATCATCTATGTGGGGGCGGCTTCGGGTGGCGTGTGGAAAACCGAAAACGGTGGAGGTACCTGGGAGCCTGTATTTGATGGACAGCCAACGCTAAATATCGGTTCTCTGGCCATTCAGCAGTCAAATCCCAGCGTAGTGTGGGTAGGTACTGGTGAGGGCAATCCCCGCAATTCGATTAACCTGGGTGAAGGTATCTTCAAATCATTGGATGCCGGAAAAACGTGGCAACGCATGGGTTTGGAAAAAACGCGGGGGATTCACCGGATACTGATTGATCCAACCAATTCCCAAGTGGTATACGCCGGCGCCATTGGCAATCCTTACGCCGAGCATCCCGAACGGGGAGTGTTCAAAACTATGGATGGCGGCAAAACCTGGGAGAAAATCCTTTTTACCAACGAAAAATCGGGCGTTGCGGACATGATCATGGACCCCGCTAACCCCCAGAAAATTCTGGTAGCCATGTGGGAACACCGCCGTACGCCCTACGACTTCCAGTCAGGTGGACCGGGTTCGGGCCTGTATCTGACGCACGACGGCGGCCAATCCTGGAAAAAACTGGGAAAGGACGAGGGATTGCCCGAAGGTGACTACGGACGTTGCGGCGTAGCGATTTCACCCGCCAACCCCGACCGCATGTATGCACTGGTGGAAGCCAAAAAAAACGGGTTATATGGCAGCAGTGACGGTGGATTCACCTGGACCAAAATTACCGATGATCCCGAAATTGCCACCAACCGCCCGTTCTATTTCAATGATATCATTGCCGACCCAATTAATGAAAACAAGGTATATACTCTCTGGCAAACCGTGAATGTCAGTGTCGACGGTGGCAAAAGTTTCAAGATTGCCGCCGGGTTTGACCAGGCTCACGCCGATCATCACGCCTTGTGGATTCATCCAAAAGATCCGTCTTTTATCATCAATGGGAATGATGGCGGTGTGACTATCTCACGGGATGGAGGCAAAAAATGGATTTTTGCGGAAGGAATCCCCATTGGGCAGTTTTATCACGTCAATGTAGACAATGAAATTCCGTACAATATATATGGTGGCTTACAGGACAATGGCTCATGGCGGGGCCCAGCCTACACCTGGATGAGCGAAGGAATTCGTAATTACCTGTGGCAAAGCGTATGGGGAGGCGACGGTTTCGACGTACTGCCCGACCCCGACAATGCCCGCTATGGCTATGCTATGTCACAAGGTGGTAATCTGGGCCGTTTTGACATTGAAACCGGACAAAGTTATAGCCTGCGCCCACCGGCACCAGACTTGGCCACCCGCCTGCGCTTTAACTGGAACGCTGCTTTGGCCCAGGATCCGCTGGACAACAGTACGATCTACTACGGTAGTCAGTTTTTGCACAAAAGCACGGACAAGGGAAAATCCTGGACCATTATTTCCCCGGATCTCACGACTAACAATCCTCTTAAACAAAAGCAGGATGAAAGCGGTGGCCTTTCGCTGGATGTGACCTCCGCCGAAAACAACACGACTATTCTGGCCATCGCCCCATCTTATACCGAAAAGGGAGTGATTTGGATTACGACTGACGACGGTAATGTGCAGCTGACACGAGACGGCGGCCAAACCTGGACCAATCTGCGCGACCGGATTCCGGGCCTACCTAAGGAAGCTTGGATTCCGCAGGTTAAAGTCACCAAGAAGAATCCGGCCGAAGCTTACGTAGTAGCCAACCACTACCGTATGGGCGACTTTGCCCCCTATATCTTCCGCACCCGCGACTATGGCAAAAGTTGGGAGCGCCTAGTGGACGATAAAAAAGTACGGGGCTACGCGCTCTGCGTGCTTTCCGACACCGAGGTACCTAACCTGATTTTTGCCGGCACCGAACACGGCCTATGGGTAAGTACGGACGATGGCAAGAATTGGACTCAATGGAAGTCGGGCATTCCTTCCACAAGCGTTATGGATCTGGCTTTGCAGGAGCGTGAGGCCGATCTGGTAATAGGTGCCTTCGGGCGTTCGCTGTATGTGCTGGACGACATCCGTCCTCTGCGGGCGATCGCCTCCAATGCCAAGACGTTGGACAAAAAAATAGTGGCCTTTGCGAGCCCGGAGGCCTATCTGGCCGAAACCAAAGACATACCGGGCTACGGATCAGGCGGAGATGGGCTATACCAGGCTCAAAACCGTAGTCGCATGGCCCGGCTCACCTATTATCTCAACCCGGAAATACAGGACATTCCTGCGCCCGTTACGCCTCCGGTAGCCAAGAAAGTGGAGAAAAAAACGAACCGCGAGGATATGACCCTACCCGTAGTGAAAACGGATTCGGCAAAGGTTGTGAAGATGGATACGGTAAAAATATGGGTGTATGATGCGGCAGGGAAATTGGTGCGTTCGTTCACCGATAAAGTGGATACCGTAGGCATGCAGCGCACGACCTGGGATTTGCGCGAGCGGGGAATCCGCCAGCCCGGCAGCCAGAAACCCAAAACCAATGCTCCCGAACCCATTGGCTTACCCGTGATGCCAGGTACCTACCGGGTGGTGGTGAGCTACAAAGACCTGAAGGATTCTACCACGGTGAATGTCCGCGCTGACCCGCGCCTGGAATATAACAGGACCGCAATTCTGGCGCGACGCGCGATGGCCGATCGCCTGACCGAAACCGGCGCGAAGCTGACCGAAGTTACCGATCGTCTCAACGATGCTGATAACACCGTAAAGCTGCTTACTGAACAATTAAAAGGTGCCGACAGTGAAGCCTGGAGAGGGTGGGATAAGAAATTGAAGGCCATGCAGGATACCCTCAAAATTACCCGTGAACTGATCGAACCCAAGCCACTCGAAAAACAGGGCTACGGACGCCCCTACCGCCAAACCGCCCTCACCGTATGGCGCGACGCCTACTACTCCGTGGCAGGTACCCCCTGGACCGGCAGCAAACCCTTTATGCCCAATCAGGAGGATGAGCAAATGGTACGGGACGCTGAGGTGATGGCAACGCAGGCGATCGAAAAGGTGAATCAGTTTTTTGATACCCAGTGGGCAGCTTTCCGACAAGAGGTGCAGGCAAAACCTTCGCTGTTATTTAAAAGCCAAACGGACTAA
- a CDS encoding PQQ-dependent sugar dehydrogenase, which produces MKEKKTNEGRRSVGRVLRSAGGMLALVLVIAVSCKEGEDFWDSMIPETDKETTTAQVAGYVFRPALAPANEANERQLKVPSGFQVSKFAENMGQPRMMVVSSSGRVYVSDREAGTVTMLMDADGNGMAESSKVVATIKQVHGLSIYNGKIYMVAVNEVYVADMNGDGSLGQPKMLISDLPDGGQHPNRTIGFGPDGMMYLTVGSTCNACAEPNPENATILRANADGSNRKIYAKGLRNTIGFGWHPETGELWGLDHGIDWLGDNEQEEEVNQIKQGADYGWPYIYGNGKYNPADRPKGDTTYQQYLQKTTLPTLTYQAHSAPIGMVFYTGSQFPAEYKNDAFVAMRGSWNRSSPVGYKVVRLHFENGKPVRFDDFLTGFVIDNNRSHFGRLAGLAVHTDGSLLVSDDTNGVIYRISRQP; this is translated from the coding sequence ATGAAAGAGAAAAAGACGAATGAGGGGCGTCGCTCCGTGGGGCGGGTATTGCGGTCGGCAGGAGGCATGCTAGCGCTGGTACTTGTCATTGCGGTAAGCTGTAAGGAGGGAGAGGATTTCTGGGATAGCATGATTCCGGAGACTGATAAGGAAACCACTACCGCTCAGGTAGCCGGGTATGTGTTTCGTCCGGCCCTGGCGCCAGCCAATGAAGCCAATGAGCGCCAGCTCAAGGTACCCTCGGGCTTCCAAGTGAGCAAATTTGCGGAAAACATGGGACAGCCCCGCATGATGGTTGTTAGCTCGAGCGGCCGGGTGTATGTGTCGGATCGGGAAGCGGGCACGGTCACCATGCTTATGGATGCTGACGGTAATGGAATGGCCGAAAGCAGCAAGGTAGTAGCTACGATCAAGCAGGTACATGGGTTGTCGATTTATAACGGAAAAATATACATGGTGGCAGTAAACGAAGTGTATGTTGCCGACATGAATGGCGACGGAAGCTTGGGCCAGCCTAAGATGCTGATCAGCGACCTGCCGGACGGGGGGCAGCACCCCAACCGGACAATTGGGTTCGGGCCGGATGGGATGATGTACCTTACGGTAGGCAGTACGTGCAATGCCTGTGCCGAACCTAATCCCGAAAACGCCACCATTTTACGGGCCAATGCCGACGGTAGCAATCGAAAAATATACGCCAAGGGTCTGCGCAATACCATTGGCTTTGGCTGGCACCCCGAGACGGGTGAATTGTGGGGCCTGGACCATGGAATCGACTGGCTAGGTGATAATGAGCAGGAGGAGGAGGTAAACCAGATTAAACAGGGTGCCGATTACGGATGGCCTTACATCTACGGAAATGGTAAATACAATCCTGCTGATCGTCCTAAGGGTGATACGACCTACCAGCAATATCTACAGAAAACCACCCTGCCTACCCTTACCTACCAGGCTCATTCCGCACCAATCGGGATGGTGTTTTATACGGGATCACAGTTTCCGGCTGAGTACAAAAATGACGCTTTTGTAGCCATGCGGGGTTCCTGGAACCGTAGTTCGCCGGTAGGGTACAAGGTAGTTAGGCTACATTTTGAAAACGGGAAACCCGTCCGCTTCGACGATTTTCTGACGGGCTTTGTCATTGACAACAACCGCTCGCATTTTGGCCGTCTGGCAGGATTAGCCGTGCATACTGATGGTTCGCTGTTGGTATCAGACGATACCAACGGAGTTATCTATCGGATTTCGCGACAACCCTAA
- a CDS encoding BlaI/MecI/CopY family transcriptional regulator: MEIEKLTNKEEEVMQVLWNLQRAFIKDMLPLFAATNWHYNTLSTIVRNLEEKGYVAHRQFGNTHEYYPVISKEDYQNHFVLNKVVSGYFNDSYKDLVAYFAKQDKISPDELREIIKMIEENP, encoded by the coding sequence ATGGAAATAGAAAAACTAACCAACAAAGAGGAGGAGGTCATGCAGGTGCTGTGGAATCTGCAACGTGCCTTCATCAAGGACATGCTGCCGCTCTTCGCGGCAACTAACTGGCACTACAACACCCTCTCGACCATTGTCCGCAATCTGGAAGAGAAGGGGTACGTCGCGCACCGGCAGTTTGGCAACACGCACGAATACTACCCAGTAATCAGCAAGGAGGATTATCAGAATCACTTTGTCCTCAACAAAGTCGTGAGTGGCTATTTCAACGACTCCTACAAAGATCTGGTGGCATATTTTGCCAAACAGGACAAAATCAGCCCCGATGAATTGCGCGAAATCATCAAAATGATCGAAGAGAATCCGTAG
- a CDS encoding M56 family metallopeptidase, whose protein sequence is MLLYYLLKVSLLLAALTLGYRWLIQFETFSGINRALLWLNVLAAWSLPWIPLASWGPVEVQQEFHRTLPEIVNAVPTVAPPIAAISLEPVSTGTQGTPVWELADWLLLIYLVGAGIMLARLLYHLGGLFRMLWRHPVERLENGVSMLRHKGTLSPFSFFHWVVCNPEKHTPAELQHILLHEFEHARKGHSLDLLLAEIQRILLWFNPFAWMHQRLVQENLEYLADRAVLDHGFERKYYQVSLLKTVMRTNEPPLTNSFAQSLLKKRIKMMNRKPSNYWVAGKYACLLATLYLSSAFVAPYKSKIVVAVPEAMQPVVDALMTETETTKGVPQAETPSPILPEKVVEPVAQEARVPQSDTASATKSKWTQMKGDTLFWTIPATATWDEISVIKGDFNKFGAKMSINELKYDPMQQFITSIVVHTISGGGGSSGTGNNSSDDAYSPIKGYSGYVLGGGVGLGQLPPEPLLSRYNQNYQEALALKKAHESEYVEDKLMKEFDEKGIQMGRASYPSAFFEGKNQAEKLEKLGVGKSIDNKLQITGRNMGAVFYLDGQLSSMQELNTLLFDKVKQIVIGEDRQDKKYIMIYTN, encoded by the coding sequence ATGTTACTATACTATCTACTCAAAGTAAGCCTGTTGCTGGCAGCCCTGACATTGGGCTACCGCTGGCTAATTCAGTTCGAAACATTTTCGGGAATTAACCGCGCTTTGCTGTGGCTGAATGTATTAGCGGCCTGGTCGTTGCCGTGGATTCCGCTGGCAAGTTGGGGACCCGTGGAGGTACAGCAGGAATTTCACCGTACCCTACCCGAAATCGTCAATGCCGTACCAACGGTAGCGCCGCCTATTGCAGCAATCTCCTTGGAACCGGTTTCAACGGGTACCCAAGGTACCCCCGTATGGGAACTAGCCGACTGGCTTTTATTAATATACCTCGTAGGGGCCGGCATCATGCTTGCACGTCTATTGTACCACTTGGGGGGTCTGTTTCGCATGCTTTGGCGGCATCCGGTCGAGCGACTCGAGAACGGCGTGAGCATGTTACGGCATAAAGGTACCCTGTCCCCTTTCTCGTTTTTTCATTGGGTGGTCTGCAATCCCGAAAAACATACTCCAGCTGAATTACAGCACATTCTTTTGCACGAATTCGAGCACGCCCGCAAGGGCCACAGCCTGGATCTGTTATTGGCTGAAATCCAGCGCATCCTTTTGTGGTTCAACCCGTTTGCCTGGATGCATCAGCGGCTGGTGCAGGAGAATCTGGAATATCTGGCCGACCGGGCCGTACTGGATCACGGATTTGAAAGAAAGTACTACCAGGTGAGTCTGCTGAAAACGGTGATGCGCACCAACGAACCACCTCTGACCAACTCCTTTGCCCAATCCTTACTCAAAAAACGTATCAAAATGATGAACCGAAAACCATCCAACTACTGGGTAGCCGGGAAGTACGCCTGCCTGCTCGCCACGCTGTACCTATCCTCGGCCTTTGTGGCTCCCTACAAAAGTAAGATTGTGGTTGCGGTACCTGAGGCAATGCAGCCCGTCGTTGATGCACTCATGACTGAGACTGAGACTACAAAGGGGGTACCCCAAGCGGAAACACCGTCCCCAATTCTTCCAGAGAAAGTAGTCGAACCCGTTGCTCAGGAAGCCAGGGTACCCCAGTCCGACACCGCCTCTGCAACCAAAAGCAAATGGACTCAAATGAAAGGTGATACGCTTTTTTGGACCATTCCGGCCACAGCTACTTGGGATGAAATCAGTGTAATAAAGGGAGATTTCAACAAGTTTGGGGCCAAAATGAGTATAAACGAACTGAAATATGATCCCATGCAGCAGTTCATTACCAGCATTGTGGTACACACTATTTCGGGGGGCGGCGGATCTTCGGGTACAGGAAACAACAGCAGTGATGATGCATACTCGCCCATCAAAGGGTACTCGGGGTACGTGCTTGGGGGTGGGGTAGGTCTGGGTCAATTGCCCCCTGAGCCCTTGCTTTCGCGCTATAATCAGAACTATCAGGAAGCTTTGGCCCTCAAAAAGGCGCATGAGTCGGAGTATGTTGAAGACAAACTCATGAAAGAGTTCGATGAAAAGGGAATCCAAATGGGTAGAGCCAGTTACCCTAGTGCATTTTTTGAAGGAAAGAATCAGGCTGAAAAACTCGAAAAGTTGGGGGTAGGCAAATCCATCGATAATAAACTTCAAATAACGGGCAGGAACATGGGGGCGGTCTTCTATCTGGACGGCCAACTATCAAGCATGCAAGAGTTGAATACCCTTCTTTTTGACAAGGTAAAACAGATAGTCATTGGAGAAGATCGGCAGGATAAAAAATACATTATGATCTACACCAACTGA